The Halopelagius inordinatus genomic interval ACGGAAGCGGGCTTCGCTGACGAAGCGGACGTCCGCGATATCGCCGAGGAACACGCCGAAAACGCCGCGTGGGACGACGCGGGAGGGTAGCGTCGGACCGTCGCGGCGCGAGAAGCGCCCGGAACCGAGAGGAGTGGATTCTTGACGCTCCGGCCTCACTCTCGACTCGGTGGCAGTGAAGACAGTTACCCCCTCCGAGCCCCTTGTGACGAGGACCACTCCCGAGCCACCGTCTACAGACGACGCGCGACTGCGGTTCTCGGTCTGATTCCGCCCGTAGCGAGACGCTCGGCGTTCCGCGCCCGATTCAGCTGACGAACTTCAACAGGTCGTCGCGCTTTTGGTCGTGAAAGTGCGTTTTCAGCGCCGAGAGTAGCGGTTCGACGTTCCCGCGCTTCGCGGAGATGGGCGCGATGGTGTCCTGCCACTGTCTCCACGGCGGTAGCAGTCCGAGTCGGTCGCACAGGTCGTCGAGACGTTCGTCCTCGTCGTCTACCTTGTCCATCTTGTTCACCGCGACGACGGTGGGAATCTCCAGTTCGCGGAGAAAGTGGAACAGTTCCACGTCGTGCGGTATCTCGTCGGGACCGGAGTGTCGGTCGATGATGTCGACGACGCTCTTGCCGTCGACGACGAGGACGCCCGCGAGGATGTCGTCGGCGTTGGCCTCGACGTACCGGACGATGTCCGTCGCGATCTGTTCGCTTCGGCTCTCCTCGACGCCGGACATGAACCCGAAGCCGGGCAGGTCGGTGAACATGAAACTCTCGGGGGCCCAGTCGTAGTGGTTCGGCTTGCGCGTCACGCCGGGTTTCTTGCCCGTCGTGAACTTGCTGTGGCCCGTCAACTCTCGCATCAGCGTCGACTTGCCGACGTTTGAACGCCCGACGAGGACGACTTCCTGTCGGTCCGGGCGGTCTTCGAACATGTGTGAACGGACGCCGCCGCGGCGGTTAATGCTGACGTTGACGACTCCGTGGAGTGCTCTCTCGAACCGCGCCCGAAACTGCTAACTGACACTCCACAGAGAACATCTCTATCTTCAAACACTCTTTCCTAAGCAACAATCTTATTACGGTTGCTGTGTAGGCTGAGACAGAGTCACATGCAACGGACTTCCGACCAGCCCTCGAACGGACCTCAGCCGGGCGACTCCCCGGAGGAACTCCGGCAGGCGCTTCGCGACGCGACCGCTCTCTTGAACGACGACGTCGAACGGCCGCAGTCGTTCTTCGTGGCGATGCAGTACGGCAACGGGACGGACTACGTCCACGCCCACGCCGACACCAACGACGACCACCTCGACCGGAAGGTGTACGACCTCTTCTCGCCGCTTGCGGTCCACGTCCAACAGGTCGCCGAGGCGGCCAACGCCGACCCGGAGAAGGTGCTCGAGTGCACCGCGGAGATACTCGGAAGCATCGAGGAACCCGCGCGTCTCGGTGAGTAGTCGGAGCGACGCGAGTTCTCGCCGCCGCGGCGTCTACCGTCTCACGGCGTGAACACCGGTCTGACGCAGCCGTCGGCTTTCTGTTTGAACATCTCGTACCCCCGCGGCGAGTCCTCAAGCGAGAACTCGTGCGTCGCCAGATACGAGGGGTCCATCTCGCCTTCCTCGACGTGTTCGAGCAGTTGCGGCACGTACCGCTGGCCGTGCTGTTGTGCGGTGCGGACGGTGAGGCCCTTGTTCATCACGACGCCCATCGGGAACTTGTCCATCACGCCGTAGACGCCGAGAACCGACAGCGTGCCGCCCTTCCGACAGGCGCGTACCGCCTGTCGAAGCGCGTCGCCGCGGTCGGTGTGGAGTTTCAACTGTTGTTTCGCGCGGTCGTACGCGTGGGCGACGCCGGTGCCGTGCGCCTCCATCCCAACCGCGTCGATGCAGGCGTCCGGTCCGCGCCCGCCTGTCATCTCTTTCAGCGTCCGGACGACGCTGTCTACCTCGGTGTAGTCGATGGTCTCCGAGCCCGCTTCGTTCCGCGCCATCCGCAGTCGTTCGGGGAAGCGGTCGATGCCGATGACTCGTTCCGCGCCCATCAGCGCGGCGCTCTGTTGGGCCATCAGGCCGACGCCGCCGCAGCCCCAGACGGCGACGATATCGCCGGGTTCGATGTCGCAGAAGTCCGCGCCCATGTAGCCGGTGGGCCACGCGTCGGAGGCGAAAAGCGCCTGTTCGTCGCTCAGACCGTCGGGAACGTGAAAACAGTTCTCCTCGGCGTGCGGCACGCGGACGTACTCTGCGTGCGACCCCGCGTATCCGCCGAACGCGTGGGTGTAGCCGTAGATGCCCGCGGTCGAATCGCCGAGCAGGGGCTCTTGTAACTCCGCGTTCGGGTTCGTGTTGTCGCAGAGCGACCACAGGTCGTCCTGACAGTAGCCGCAACTGCCGCACCCGACGAACGAGGGGACGACCACCCGGTCGCCCTCTTCGAGGTGTTCCACTTTACGCCCCACCTTCGCGACTTCGCCCATGAACTCGTGGCCGATGACGTCGCCCTCCTGCATCGTCGGGAGGTAGCCGTCGATGAAG includes:
- the engB gene encoding GTP-binding protein EngB; translation: MFEDRPDRQEVVLVGRSNVGKSTLMRELTGHSKFTTGKKPGVTRKPNHYDWAPESFMFTDLPGFGFMSGVEESRSEQIATDIVRYVEANADDILAGVLVVDGKSVVDIIDRHSGPDEIPHDVELFHFLRELEIPTVVAVNKMDKVDDEDERLDDLCDRLGLLPPWRQWQDTIAPISAKRGNVEPLLSALKTHFHDQKRDDLLKFVS
- a CDS encoding zinc-dependent alcohol dehydrogenase, giving the protein MRALCWNDVNDLSVETVPDPELVNPRDVVLRVTMTTACGSDLHFIDGYLPTMQEGDVIGHEFMGEVAKVGRKVEHLEEGDRVVVPSFVGCGSCGYCQDDLWSLCDNTNPNAELQEPLLGDSTAGIYGYTHAFGGYAGSHAEYVRVPHAEENCFHVPDGLSDEQALFASDAWPTGYMGADFCDIEPGDIVAVWGCGGVGLMAQQSAALMGAERVIGIDRFPERLRMARNEAGSETIDYTEVDSVVRTLKEMTGGRGPDACIDAVGMEAHGTGVAHAYDRAKQQLKLHTDRGDALRQAVRACRKGGTLSVLGVYGVMDKFPMGVVMNKGLTVRTAQQHGQRYVPQLLEHVEEGEMDPSYLATHEFSLEDSPRGYEMFKQKADGCVRPVFTP